Proteins encoded within one genomic window of Apis mellifera strain DH4 linkage group LG1, Amel_HAv3.1, whole genome shotgun sequence:
- the LOC410771 gene encoding WD repeat-containing protein 47 isoform X5, producing MGDIRVLDPRMDPRFDVSKQSRPWPPMYRSHPAAGTGRGPSFCYRPVPLDAMAPQWIPPHVADYNYVPARMSAASSNKGRDYYYLAPLYRNAIPPPQPMSPLQLSSVAVSPRMLMMDARGRTRSSAALCRGNAPACTCSSVGRTRSLEDVRSEASEWEDYQDENGNHLQRKSSKNGGNMCRQGRRSMENLLDVETTGERVHELNTFDRVAGGRGCRKQEDERRNERPGRRRGSYMQEPRPELDASNGSSNGGRPRFVPVTALEDVQAVRCAEFHPHGKLYAVGSNSKTLRICSYPKLHDVREDHQTYQPTVLFKRTKHHKGSIYCLAWTPDGQLMATGSNDKTVKLMRFNADTSNLEGQEVELTMHDGTVRDLCFLEDTSNKSSLLISGGAGDCKIYVTDCATGTPFQALSGHSGHVLTLYNWGGAMFVSGSQDKTVRFWDLRTRGCVNMVTPATVPGSRVGSPVAALCVDPSGRLLVSGHEDSSCVLFDIRGGRTVQCFKPHAADIRSIRFSPSAYYLLTGGYDNKLVLTDLQGDLTMPLPSVVVAQHQDKVISGRWHPTEFSFLSTSADKTATLWALPPV from the exons ATGGGCGACATCCGAGTGCTGGATCCGAGGATGGATCCCCGTTTCGACGTTTCGAAGCAATCCCGACCCTGGCCCCCGATGTACCGCAGCCACCCGGCTGCGGGGACCGGCAGGGGGCCGTCGTTTTGCTACCGTCCCGTGCCCCTGGACGCGATGGCCCCCCAGTGGATCCCGCCCCACGTGGCCGACTACAACTACGTCCCCGCGAGGATGAGCGCAGCGAGCTCGAACAAGGGCCGCGACTACTACTACCTGGCGCCGTTGTACAGGAACGCGATACCGCCCCCCCAGCCCATGTCTCCGCTGCAGCTGTCCTCGGTCGCCGTCTCGCCGAGGATGTTGATGATGGACGCGAGGGGCAGAACGAGGAGCTCGGCCGCGTTGTGCAGAGGCAACGCGCCCGCCTGCACCTGCTCCTCCGTGGGCAGGACGAGGTCGTTGGAGGATGTGAGGAGCGAGGCGAGCGAGTGGGAGGATTATCAGGACGAGAACGGGAATCATCTGCAGAGGAAGAGCTCCAAGAACGGGGGGAATATGTGCAGGCAGGGGAGGCGGTCGATGGAGAACCTTCTGGACGTGGAGACGACGGGGGAGCGGGTGCACGAGTTGAACACGTTCGACAGGGTTGCAGGGGGACGCGGTTGCAGGAAACAGGAGGACGAGAGGAGGAACGAGAGGCCGGGAAGAAGACGCGGCAGTTACATG CAAGAACCGAGGCCGGAACTCGATGCCAGCAACGGAAGCAGCAACGGCGGAAGGCCAAGATTCGTCCCCGTGACGGCGCTCGAGGACGTCCAAGCCGTACGATGCGCGGAATTCCACCCCCATGGGAAATTGTACGCTGTGGGATCTAACTCGAAGACGCTGAGAATATGCTCGTATCCAAAGCTTCACGATGTCAG GGAGGATCACCAGACGTATCAGCCCACAGTTCTCTTCAAGAGAACGAAGCACCACAAGGGCTCGATATATTGCCTCGCGTGGACACCGGATGGCCAATTGATGGCGACTGGAAGCAACGACAAAACTGTCAAATTGATGCGCTTCAACGCCGATACATCAAATCTCGAAG GTCAAGAAGTGGAGCTTACGATGCACGACGGCACGGTTCGCGATCTGTGCTTTCTGGAAGATACCTCGAACAAGTCGAGTTTGTTGATCAGCGGCGGTGCCGGTGATTGCAAGATCTACGTCACCGATTGCGCCACAGGCACCCCCTTCCAAGCGCTGAGCGGTCACAGCGGACACGTGCTCACCCTGTACAATTGGGGAGGCGCGATGTTCGTGAGCGGGTCGCAGGACAAAACGGTCAGATTTTGGGATCTTAGAACGAGGGGGTGCGTGAACATGGTGACGCCTGCGACGGTACCTGGGAGCAGG GTGGGAAGCCCGGTAGCGGCGCTCTGCGTCGATCCGTCGGGGCGTCTTCTGGTGTCCGGCCACGAGGACAGCAGCTGCGTCCTCTTCGACATCCGAGGCGGTAGAACCGTGCAATGCTTCAAGCCCCACGCCGCTGACATCCGAAGCATACGTTTTTCCCCTTCGGCTTACTACTTGCTCACGGGCGGTTACGATAACAAGCTCGTTCTGACCGATCTGcaag GTGATTTGACGATGCCGTTACCCAGCGTGGTCGTAGCGCAACATCAGGACAAAGTAATATCGGGGCGATGGCACCCGACGGAATTCTCGTTCCTCAGTACTTCCGCTGACAAGACAGCAACGCTGTGGGCTCTGCCGCCCGTTTAG